The Colias croceus chromosome 22, ilColCroc2.1 DNA window catatttttattaaaatcggtaCAGCCGTTTAAAAGGAGCTCAGTGACCCGCCCAGAAGCAATTTaagttattatgtttatatacctacgtcAAAGAGTTGCATTAGTTTAAGACAACATTACCTACTTACGTGAAATACCCAGAAATAATCATGCTACGAAACCTGTGACTACGAAACATTACTTCTACGAATCCGCGTTACTTAACCCGTAAAAGCAGTCTTGCTGCGTGCAATTGAATCCCATTCGCTTGAGCGGATCCAACTAAACACAGCTCGCATAATTAAATTCTCCCAACAATATTTGTTTACGTGGTACGGTAAACGCATTAATTATACTACTAAGTCCCGACTAGTCCGCCTGACTAACTTGTCTAACTACGGCACTGCCACCTGCTTTATTCCACACTGTTTATAGTTCAGCTTTGAAATAACCTGTTATATATTGGCGTAATATCTTGCATCACAGATTACTGAATAGTTAGAACGTATAATATTCACATTTTCGTAAGGGTCGGGTTATAGTTTTGtggaaagaaaataaagtCTGGTTTGTAACTTTCGCCTATTCAAATGTTAAACTTTTCGACAAAAACTATTTGTTTGTGTTTCGTCTCGAACCTTTATCCTTTCGAATCGTTTTCATTTTATCCCTTTTCTTTGATCGGATACTTAGAACagtgtaataaatagaaatagttAAACAAAACGATAtaacatttgtttttatagttTGTTGCTTAGTCGAATAAAAAGAAGGGAAATCTAGCGCtgcattgaaaaaaaaatacaccaaATGCAGGAATCCAAATTAACTACCTAATGAAagtaattgaaatatatttccaaAACCAtcgtgataaaaaatataattctcgATATATCAGTGCGTATTATTCCAAAGAGTTTTTTATGCAGTGCTAAGAAAAGATTGAACTGATACCCTACCATTAATTTTTCCTAGACACCGTTGAAATTTATGGCTTCGGCTTATCCCGTCAAGTGCCTTAAGGTTAGATCCGGGATTCTATGTTCACACCTCCATTTTTTACGTAACAAGCCGATCATGTTTTATAAGAGTTTTGACCATACCTTACATTATGGGTACCTAACCCATTCCTCGCTGTAAATTCAATGAATCAATACCATAAAGAATAGGTACGTAAATAGTTGtttcaaaattgtaaaataaaagtaacgTGAGgcaagttaaaaaaaaaaaaacagaaattccttattgaaatataaatccaAATATGATTAAGCGGAATATCTAATGTTTAATTATGAGCAGTTTTCACTAGGTATGTGATGTTTGTTCATCAGTTCAACGCATTCACAGGTACAAGCAGGTAAGAATCACTTTCTTCAAATCATTGGTCTCTGTAATTCCAaacaaaacttaataaaattacaacataaatcattaaaatgaaGATTAAACATTATCTCATCACATATTTTACTCCGGAAAATTTTCAAGCATCCCTTCCTatcaaatacaatttatatcaagccacagaatacataatagtagctaaacgctacagaacggacactctccgcctcccgccaaaattaaacacttacctcaccccgcacgatcagacatgttatggtacccatttccccgcaaggacgataccaacgacgtctttagacgaaacgcaacgaagattgacaacattaatcaaattgacttaaagcaattttattattttggatttgtgattatcgtttttcgtagaaaatggttagatattgtgctgtttacggatgtatttcatcagaaaaacgcgaatttttttttacgctagtcacaaatgtgccaaccataaagcgttaacacacacatttgcattctctacagtgtgactgtcaaaacgataattttgtatggagtgtccggggtgtgatcAAGCTGCAAAGATTAAGATTTCAAAATgccaaacaataataaacttCATGTTGTCAGTTTAGTTGTTCGTTACAGAGCATACACTTATTGCTTATGAGTTCAGTTGAGAGACAAGCCCCCGTACCTTGATCTTAcagcagtattatttccagtATGGATAAATGACAGCGTTATATAGGTTGTCTGGCGCTATCTCTTTCCTACACAGGAAGTAACACTGCTATAAGACAACGGTTACCCCAAAGAACGTGAAATGTAGGCATTTAAAAACCCTGAATTTCCCTTTGATTGACGCGATTTGACAGTTCGTGGGGAGTAATTGCATTTTGAGTCTTTGAGCTTTGAATTTGGTGGAGTTTTGATCCTTTGTTTCTTAGCtttgtttctttaaaatatttttttgctgaGAGAGAGAAGCTCGGATTTGGAAACATGAATGATGTGTGTTGTTGATGTGTCTGTTTGTCACGACTTCATGTAAACGTACCTTGACTCAAAGATCAACTTCAATTGTTTATTCCTTTTAGTTcctatctacactaatattataaagaggaaaactttgtttgtttgtttgtttgattgtaatgaataggctcataaactactggaccgattttaaaaattctttcaccattcgaaagctacattatccacgagtaacataggctaggttttatccaggaaatcccacgggaacgggatctatgcgggtttttctttgaaaacgcgggcgaagccgcaggcggaaagctagtaagtaataaattacttCAGTAAAAAGATACTACTATAATAGATAtcagcccgcggcttcgcgagcttttcaaagaaaaactcgtatagtttccgttcctatagtatttccgggataaaaagtagcctatatcttattgtgttataatattattgtgttatattgtatttcatatctatattacctatatgtaaaattatgttattatgttttgtttatattatattactattattattaatatgtacttgTGTTGTGTAttctactaattattatatatttatatattacctatatttaagtatacatgagaaattataatacgtatattttataattcaagtCTATTGACTGGCACTCCAACAAGGGGCtactgaaaatcagcgcttCACAACAAGTGCAGCACATGCCGAGTAGCGACCCTTTTTAGCACCCTTTTTAGCACACACTGATTAGGAATaagtactattttttttttcttttattatgtgtgtggtgttgaataaacttttcttcttcttcttcttattctgggtcttcagctacctacaatctacataccaaatttcattgttatcgaTATGGTATccgtataataatattataagttctACCATTGGgtatagatagatattttGATCAAAACATCTGCAATCTGTAGATATGTTAAGTAGTTACTGGAACAAAGAAGTCTAATAAATCCAGGTGACATATTTTAGCGATAACACCTGGCGTTACGTGACGTTAGATGCAAATCACTCGGAGGTGGGACCTACTTGTTGCGTAGACCCACAGTTAGGTACTAGAATAATAGAATTCCTAGAGCGTATATGGATAATggatatatttgtattatatttttgaaggaaattttattagtttctcTACTTTTGTTTTcttcttaatttattaatagctAGCTTAGTTGATTTGTAAGCTTTCTGTTGAATATAGGTAGCTTTCTgccagcggcttcgcccgcgtagtcaaagaaaaagcCGCATAGTtgccgttcccgtgggattttttGGATAAGAAGTAGccgtgttattattaaatttaattgtaatcgatTCAGAAGTATAATTACATAGCTTACTAGtgatacatttatttacacagCTATCTAATAGATATGTAAATAGatagtatattaattatactatatTGGTCTCCATTCTATCCTTTTATCTCTATTACaaagattataatatgcaGAATATCcccataggtatttattactgTTATGGAAATTGGACATTGCGGTTGTGATCGTGTATTTTGCAACATGCTGCACACATTACGGTTACATTAGTAACACCTCATGAAATCTAACTTGCTCTGGGTGCACATACGATTTCTATCTAATCGTCCATTTACAGACTTACAGAGTAGTCTAACAGTAGAGGTTTGCGCAGCATAAGCTTATTGCTTGAAAATGCTTTCAGAGTGCATATAGGAAAACGAGCAGAGAATTTTATAGAATAGGTGTATACATGTATTATTTTTGGGGcagtttttattgtatttcactataacatttttgttttgaacTCCAAGAGAAAgtgtaaaatgttaaatgtacAAGATACCTTActttaataagtttaaaataaattcgaattatttattgtgtttttgaAACTGAAATTTAATATCATATGAAACGATACCTACTCAAATTTCGACGGACCGAAggacgttttttaaaaagacaagatttaatttaaacgtcTTTAATATGTGCTCTCTACATCCAGAATGAAAACTTAAACTATAAACTTATCGTTAAACAAAAATGCAACGCTGCAATCTATGTTCtaagaaatacaaaatgcaTTAAGGCGATGCAGGGTGGCCGTAGTTATGCTGCGTTAACAAATACGATATCACATGCATGTACTGCGGGTTGCCCCGACATAACTCCTCCATCCTCAGTTTCAAGAAAATCTGAAGGATTTTcttgaatacatatttttcttaatttagaCTTAATTACTAccacaattacaattataattacgATTAATACAAAAGTTATAATGTTAATCACTCCGACGGCACTATTCACTGTACTACTAAACTGGTTTTCACTATTTTcactattttcaattaaatgccTAAGCATATTTATGTCAGTTAAATTTGCACCCTTCAGGTTAACAGGCTTCCTGTCGGTCGGGAAGTTCATCAAATttggtaatataatttttggtaAACTTGggtatataatatcaattcCATTTACTTCATATTTCTTTAGTGTTATATCTCCGATTTTCACGTAACAGCCAGTCTCGTCTAACGtcaataaataggtaccatGAAGGAATTCTTGGGTTACCTCGTTTTCACAGACCTTGGTAAGTACTGTTTCCACATTTACGTATAGTATCCATCTATTTGGCAGAACATTGTCGATTTTCACGTCATCTATGGAAATGGGAATCGGCTGACAACTGGAAACATTTGTAGATAGCCGCAAAAGATCAGCTAAACAATCGTCTTTATATAATGTTGATGTCAGTATTTCCGGGCATAGGAACCGGTCTTCATCTATTTCTTTGCATGGTTGTGAAAGTGGCATGGTTTTCAACCCCTTCACAAGGACATATGGGTATTTGGGTAGGATAAGGGAAGTCTGACCTTTTTCTTcgttaaatataggtaaaggtattattttaaaatatgaataaatgtcGTCAGTAATTAATGGAATAGTCATTACgaattttatttgactttgTTTTACATAAGTTTGTACTTCTATTGATTGTTCAATTTTAAGAACATTATCTAAATTTACTGGAAATGGCAACTTAGAGCtagtttcaatgttttttaataaaagtaataattccTTAGTATCTACAACGGATTGgtgtaaaagtttaattttactaaaagctACAGCAGTTTCTATTTCACTTAATCTAACGTAAAGagacataaaattatgtaagaatgcagaatatgtatgtataatttcaTTAGTCCTTTGATGTAAATTTGTGTCATTTAAAAGCGAATCAATTACATTTAGCTTATTCTGgattgcaatgaaattgtTATTAGATATTTCAGCTACATTTAATAACGAACCCACCATCTCAGTAACGATCGTCATCTTATGTATTATAGAGTCTTGTTTAgtctttaatttttcaatagtgtTTTCAAATTGTATAGCATCTTCGTTGTCGAGGTTACCggtgataatttttataactgaaCCAAGTGGATTTAATAAACCACGTTTAGATCTAGAAGACGGAATTAATTGTTCAAATTTATCAATAGTATAATTCATATGATAATCTGTTTGTAATTCTGTTGTAATAAAATCGGAACCTAACGCTTTTACATCAATACAACTATGAACCTGATTTCTAAATGATAgataactatttatattaaattctaaatcttcatatattaactttaaatctAAAACCTTAATAACTCTCCATGTGTCATTGCTGACGACTGCATAGCCTTCACGGAGAGGTAGTATTCCGGGGTTCCGTTTAATCTGGTGCAGTTGAAGGCCCTGGTTTTGGATCACGTGGATCGCCAAAATTAGTAACCTGTGGAGGACGCTTAATGTCTTTAATGGGAACTTTAGTCTCACGATGATGCGTCGTTACTGGCACAATATTTCTATGGGTCGGTCCCGTGACTATCGCTTTCTGATACCTAGGCTTATCTTTAGCACGTCTCGTGTTAACTCCTTTAATGTAAACCGAATCTCCTATGtctatgttaaaattattttcaccgCCATACTTATCCTTAATAACCTGTttcttatgaataattttgtctttaagatatttgtttaaaaattttgtacgTTTGTAGTGATCTTTTACAAATTGTTGAGTTAATTGTTCATTAAAATCTACAGCTTCATCTAGAATCAGTATGCCTTCCCTATCAAGATCGCGAGCTGAGTGAACCGTATCTGTATTTTCGCTATTATTGCTAGACGCGGTCAAGGTGCTGCTTTCCGCGGTTATTGTACCAATATCAGGTGACGGAATCGAATATGGGGACTTCGGGCGATTATTTTTAGTGATAGGCACTGTTCGGTCTGAATCAGACGAAATTGTATTCGGCGTCAGGGGTCGCGGGTCACATGTTCCAGCCTGATCGTTACTAACTTTTACTATTTCGTCTGTTGCATCGGTTAAGTGTTTTTGAAGATTTCGCTCCTTTTCATCTACATTAACCTTCATTGACACGTCAACTATTGCTGCTGGCATACGAACGCTTTCACGAAAAGTTTGAAAATCTAATGTAGAGTCACCGTTCTGAAAGTTAGTTGGAATTGATACTCTAGTTTCTGATCGAGGCTCTAAGGTGATTTTTAACGGAGGGTTATAAATAATCGGTATTTTGGCGTTAAATGTTTCTAAAACTTGGTGTTTCATATCGATATTTGCATCTAGGTTCTTAAGTAAATCAGATCCGATTAATCCATCATACTTACTGTCTACATtgtatacataaaatttgtgGGAAAGTGAGCttctaaaagtttttaataacgGAATTACTATAACCTCATCATGAGTGCTTTGCGCATGGGTACTAACAACTGTGAATTGTTCATACTGTTTATGATCTCTAAAATATTCTTCCGCTTTGGCTGGACTTATAAAAGAACGGCTGCTTCCTGTATCTATGAGAAACTTTGCTTTTATTTCGGGAACTATAATATGTGGTAATTTTAAGATGCTgtcacaataatttaaattaattatttcaccgTCTCGTCGGAGGCCGGTAACAGAAAATTCGTTATTGTCATTAAAATTGCTTTCAGTTACTTCCGGATCGGTATAATCGTATAACTCGTTCGCGGCgtcttctttataatttaaggttgagttatcgtaattttcataatttggTTCATCGCAGTAATATAGATTATGAGTTTCGTTGTGCCTTATAGGTGCCGTGCGCATTGATACATCGCTATTTAAGCCGGGGTTCGGTGCCTGGGCATGTTGTATGCCAAATTTAAAACGAGGTTGGGCTGTTTGTTGATTTGGGATTCCAAATTTATAACCGGAATTTTGAAAAGGTCGCAATTGGTGGTTATTATTAGATTGTGTGCCAAATTTATAGCCTTGGGCTTGTGGTGTTTGCCTTAActgttgaataaaatttggtCGAGGTGGTTGCATTAAATTTGGTCGAGGTTGTTGAGCGAAATTCGGTCTATAACCAATTGGCTGTTGAGGACTGCCGTATTTAAAGTTTTGATTTAAAGGCATCGTACTAAAATTAGGTTTTAATGGATTTTGGAAAGTGTTTTGAGTTATAGGTTTTGGCTTACTAATCTTTGCGTTATAttgttgtataaaatttacttctTCTGTAACTACGCTAAGTGCATTTTCTAAGTTTGTACAACCCCTTAATCTAACAATCCGGATCATGTCCTCCGGGAGGTTGTACAGAAAAACATTTAACGcagtattattgtatatgatCATCTTCGCGGCTTTAACTCCTTCATCCGTGAGGCGGTTTACTTTTGAAAATAGGGAGCTtttaacattttgtattcTGTGGCAAAACTGTATGTAACTTTCaccttgttttatttttaacccttCTAATTCTAGTGCGATACATTCTTCCGATCGCGGGTCTCCGAAATGTTGGGTAAGTATTTCCTTTAATTCAGTCCatgaagttatattttggtaaTCACTAAGCAGTGAAGCTGCCTTACCGATAAGCCTACTCGTTATGGCatgatatacatataagtTTTGTGCGTTATTGTTCGCATCTTGGAATGATCTTATAATGTATTCgcttttattgataaataggTTTAACAGTTTTTCATCTCCATCAAATTTGGGGATGATACATAGTATTTCTCTTGGTATGAGTTTAATCTCTTCCATTTTGGTTCTTTTAGTTAGTTTTAGCGATTAAAactctaaatataataaagataacactattttttactaataactaacacttaaaattaaacactaaaaattacgACTTATCACGATAATTGTAACgaacaaaatcaaataatcgTAATGATTAGGCCGACTATTTTGGGTCGGGGATTTCGTGAAAACAGGGAATGTGAAAAACAGGAGTGAAGAGGTTTACTCACAGACTGCTCGCTCCCATGTCCTTCACTTATGATCCTGGATGCTCGTCCTTGAGGTCACAGTACGCGTTTCACTTCAGCGATTGAGTTTTACGCGTACGCGTCGCGGGAgagttatttatttggttCGAGGATACTCGTACAAGCACCGCACTATCACAGATCCTTTCGGCTATAGTGTTAGCTCGGCAGCAGGATATTATCGAGTATCCTACCGGCTGCGCCACTCAAATTTCGACGGACCGAAggacgttttttaaaaagacaagatttaatttaaacgtcTTTAATATGTGCTCTCTACATCCAGAATGAAAACTTAAACTATAAACTTATCGTTAAACAAAAATGCAACGCTGCAATCTATGTTCtaagaaatacaaaatgcaTTAAGGCGATGCAGGGTGGCCGTAGTTATGCTGCGTTAACAAATACGATATCACATGCATGTACTGCGGGTTGCCCCGACATAACTACCTATTCAAAAATCACCCCTTTTTtacttatgtttattatttaataatactaaCAATAGGTGGCATCTATAGTAAAACAATCTGTAACATTGAATTAAATCGTATTTCTCTCGTGGTCGGTTGTCGGTCGGCCATCTGAGATTCTATTCAGGTCTCTTTAGATACAGGGTCTTACCGCAACACGTATAAACATATGTTTTACTTGGCTTGGtgcttataaatattgttatgtttAAGTCTATAGGAAGTGATTTGTGGCCTATCTACAAATTGTAGATAAAAGATATAAGTATCTACTGTGTAGGTATAccttctttaaaaatatatttatatccaAATTCCTGCCTTTTCAAGTCTGATCTATAATTTCTTCTTTTCGTGAACATAGTTCTACAGCTAACAGAAAAcatgtaacataatatattcaggtTCTTCAGAGTAAAAGTagatatcataattttttaatataatatatgtattttttaatcttgcAGAGTctgctttataattttacttatttttttttatgaaagagGTTTTGTCGTAAAACCTTTTAGGCCGCCttcaacattaaaaaattacactgACAGATAAACTTATACAACATGGAGTAGATAATGAATTATCTttgtatcaataaaatataaaaataaaaatcagatCAACAATGATCACACATACATAGTAATAATTCACTAAAAGCTTAAAATTGTTTCGATTCCAAAAAATGGGAAAGTTGCCATATCTCTACACTGAATCAGAAGAAACAGAGGACACATCAAGTTCAgttgaaaatataaagaagaagaaaaaattatCGTAAGTGCTATTTCCTagacaatttaataatttatagtacataatataaggtTATTTTTTACGGTCTTACCTATTAATGAAACCCATTCGCTATGCAAtggattttattacaataaccTGTCTTCACacctgtcttgtttttatgattgacgtttgagcaagagcaggacacacctatggtagaaaatggtagaaatttatccattgttctttttattagtaaggccgtTAAGTATAGCTGTATTCTGTACCTAGTTAGATAATACTAGAAAGTATGATAAATTTCGTACCCATTTTAAGAAAGCAGCTTTTTCTCGTCGTCGTAAAGAATGTCTATATAATTCTTATAAATCCATAGAAAGTAAATGcacttcataaatattttaatacaacaaccaacaaaaatattgaaggttttattatttcaactttTCGACGCAGATTTATATAAGTCTGAACTTTAAAACCTTTGTTATTCATAAAATCTATTTGgtacttataatatgtacaatgtTGCATCCGTGACCTCTCTATACCATCTTCTTTATACTATGCTATCTATCTATCTTCTAAGAGCTAGCGAGCAAGAtaaacttttgtctccgcaactattttgtctctcccatcaactctatgggctagtaagaaagtgcgcgcacgtagcgacgcaacttcctatagagttgatgggagagacaaaatagttgcggagacaaaggttgctcttgcgcgctagctctaactAAGCAGAATCTGTTGTCTCACAATCTCAAGTTATTGATACTTTCATTCTATATTGAGTTTAAAGTTTTGAAACATAAAACAATGTGGCCGGCACTGACTCCTAAAATTTCTTAACTTTTATCATTTTCGagatgtttttattgttaactaggtttcccgcatagttcctgttcccgtgggatttccaggattgcgtcattttcccgggataaaaagcctatgtcctttctgaggtatcaaaatatctctataccaaatttcatgaaaattggttcagtagtttaggcgtgattgagtatcagacagacagacagacagagttactgtCGCATTTACATATATACTagtatattagtatggatttgatTCAACGACAAACAGGACAATAAAAATGATGAGTTGGAACTTTCAacttaataacataatacttattatgGTTGAAACTTGAAACAATGGTTTGAATATCAAGtcaattgaatgaaataaattattgtaaattcgCTTAATATTGAATACGAATTCGTATTCTTGCCTACAAACTTTGATAGTTGTATATATTGGTAATGTTATGAAACCCGTAAAACCCTTTCATCAGCCTAATCTGCCTCTTATCTTGTTATCCCAACTCCACAAACCTTTTTAAGGGCTATTAGAAGTGAACTAAAGGTATCCGTAACTATATGCACGATAAACAAATCTTTATTATTCCGTTTCAACTAACTTGGAATTTATGAAGGTCCCTGCCCCTTTTTCTGAAACTGTTTTCAGTATTCCTTAGTGATTTGGTGCTTAGAATAGCtcgttatatttatattgagaGCTGATAGCAATGCAAACATAATAACTAACCTAGGCGTATACAAAATCTGAATTAGAGGGttaacggtgcatttagatCAAACATGCAATGTTCTAGCACTGAaaaacactgaatacgagttttcgtttacactaaaagatcacgaaagaatgatctagctctatgttcgtctGATTAACCAATACTTTggatttatttgatttaaaacaTCTCTAATTGATTATCTATCACATCTATATATTTACTAGCAGTtcattatgaattaatttaatgtaaagtaaaatttaatattcaaaactCTAATATCAcacgatatattattataactcattatttacttaacataatattattatcatatacaGGCAcatgatacataataatttgtagAATTAAATCACAATTGATAATTCTCAGCATCCTCAAATACACGGGCGGCAACCTGCGCAAGAAGAAATGCAAGGTCCACAGCAAGTCGGATCCCGACGACAGCGAGCTGCGCAGCCGCAGCCGCAGCAGCCAGCGCATTGGGCAGAAGCTGCGCGGGATCTTGAAGCATACGGAACATGAGTGTATGTATTGAATCATGAGTGTGGGTGTGTCTGCGTATACCGCTATAAACGTTTAAGCATACGAAACACATGTGTATGTAgagttttgttatttttggaGCGTGGGAcatgagtgtgtgtgtgtggtcCGCTATATACGTTAAAGCATACGAGACACGTGTGTATGtagtgttttgttttttggaGAGGGGGACATGAGTGTGTATGTGTGGGGGGG harbors:
- the LOC123701790 gene encoding uncharacterized protein LOC123701790; translation: MGKLPYLYTESEETEDTSSSVENIKKKKKLSILKYTGGNLRKKKCKVHSKSDPDDSELRSRSRSSQRIGQKLRGILKHTEHESTASDDDEESESSRILHSKDRCFVGRVPRPAGSKPGRGGGVAIVVRKNVSSLQPQQSTSSTKRKKTKRLLRKQSY